A stretch of the Nosocomiicoccus ampullae genome encodes the following:
- the rseP gene encoding RIP metalloprotease RseP has product MVGILSFIVVFGVLVTVHEFGHLYFAKRAGIYCPEFAIGMGPKLFSYTHKDTLYTIRLLPVGGYVRMASADMEVNPLNKGMSITLKLNDSNEVTHVILDDKHNFTDIEQVEVVDNDFVRNMTLTANRYSDNEVVTYKIAKTAYLVENGQLERIPSYNERFESKTPWQRFLTLFAGPLFNFLLAFVLFIFLAYVVGKTVDEPIVGEVNENSPAEEAGIERGDEITAVNGHEVNDWTSMTTTIAQNADEENPLTFTVANNGEVREVDITPTIEETETPTGEVEKRLIIGVRQMMAEPKNIFEPILWGTERMIEVSTMLLTLLGQLFLSIFQGEFTFDMLNGPVGIYKVTESVAQLGIISLIAFTAMISVNLGVMNLLPIPALDGGRILFVLYEAIFRKPVNKTVAMNIQIAGVLFVLMIMILVTWNDIKVFFLGG; this is encoded by the coding sequence TTGGTAGGTATTTTATCTTTTATCGTCGTCTTTGGAGTACTTGTTACAGTACATGAGTTTGGACATTTATATTTCGCAAAACGTGCAGGTATTTACTGTCCAGAATTCGCGATTGGTATGGGACCAAAATTATTTTCTTATACACATAAAGACACGCTATATACAATACGACTTCTCCCTGTTGGAGGATATGTCCGTATGGCAAGTGCTGATATGGAAGTGAACCCTCTAAATAAAGGAATGAGTATTACATTAAAATTGAACGATTCAAATGAAGTTACACACGTTATTTTAGATGATAAACATAACTTCACAGATATAGAGCAAGTCGAAGTTGTTGATAACGATTTTGTTCGTAATATGACTCTTACAGCGAATCGTTATAGTGATAATGAAGTTGTAACTTATAAAATTGCTAAAACAGCATACTTAGTTGAAAATGGACAGTTAGAAAGAATTCCGTCATATAATGAACGCTTCGAATCTAAAACACCTTGGCAACGATTTTTAACGCTATTTGCTGGACCATTATTTAACTTTTTACTCGCATTCGTTCTATTTATATTTTTAGCATATGTCGTTGGTAAAACAGTCGACGAGCCAATCGTTGGAGAAGTTAACGAAAACTCTCCAGCTGAAGAAGCAGGGATTGAACGTGGCGATGAGATCACTGCTGTCAATGGACATGAAGTGAACGATTGGACGAGTATGACGACAACAATCGCACAAAATGCAGATGAAGAAAATCCACTCACATTTACAGTTGCAAATAACGGTGAAGTCCGTGAAGTTGATATAACACCGACGATTGAAGAAACAGAGACTCCAACAGGTGAAGTTGAAAAACGATTAATTATCGGTGTTAGACAAATGATGGCAGAGCCAAAAAACATATTCGAGCCAATTCTCTGGGGAACTGAGAGAATGATTGAAGTGAGTACGATGTTACTCACATTACTCGGTCAATTATTCTTATCGATATTCCAAGGAGAATTTACATTTGATATGTTAAATGGACCGGTCGGTATATACAAAGTGACAGAATCTGTTGCACAACTTGGTATAATTAGTTTAATCGCATTTACTGCGATGATTAGTGTAAACTTAGGTGTAATGAACCTACTACCAATTCCAGCATTAGATGGTGGTAGAATATTATTTGTACTATATGAAGCAATTTTTAGAAAACCTGTAAATAAAACAGTCGCAATGAATATCCAAATTGCGGGAGTATTATTTGTTTTAATGATCATGATTTTAGTGACATGGAACGACATTAAGGTATTTTTCTTAGGAGGATAA
- a CDS encoding proline--tRNA ligase — protein MRQSKMFIPTQREVPASAESLSHQLMLKSGMIKQLARGVYTYLPITKMVLKNIEEIVREEMNQVGGNEVQMPVLAPKELWEESGRWEKYGKELIRLKDRHDRDFLLGPTHEEVVVDLVRDELKSYKRLPLTIYQIQTKFRDELRPRFGLLRGREFMMKDAYSFHVDQESLTKTYNDMYGAYEKIFSRIGLDYRAVEADSGAIGGSHTHEFMALSEIGEDTIVFSEASDYAANIEKAQCLRPETKSDEVEKDIEKIETPNIKSVDELAELLGVKVEETTKTMVVEVDGELKMIVIRGDHELNTVKLKTFFNSKTEPELADETDILEVFNAHGGSLGPVNSKIPVYIDYQVEVMKNFPVGANEDNYHLKNVNLKDFEVEAFGDFRFITEGEMAPDGSGPVKFREGIEVGQVFELGTEYSESMNLTVLNDKGKSVPVLMGCYGIGISRTLSAIVEKYHDDNGIMWPKSVTPFDIHIVMMNVKKDEFVEPAETLYNSLSKDFKVLLDDRDERAGVKFNDSDLIGIPVRVVVGRGIKDGVVEVKFRNSDEKHDVKLEDLKSFIEEHYA, from the coding sequence ATGAGACAATCAAAAATGTTTATACCAACACAGCGTGAAGTACCTGCTTCAGCTGAAAGTTTAAGTCATCAATTGATGTTAAAATCAGGAATGATTAAACAACTCGCACGAGGAGTATACACGTATTTACCAATTACAAAAATGGTATTAAAAAATATTGAAGAAATCGTCCGTGAAGAAATGAATCAGGTCGGAGGTAACGAAGTACAAATGCCAGTGCTTGCTCCAAAGGAACTCTGGGAAGAATCCGGACGTTGGGAGAAGTATGGTAAAGAATTAATACGTTTAAAAGACCGCCACGACAGAGACTTTCTACTTGGACCAACGCATGAAGAAGTCGTTGTTGACTTAGTAAGAGATGAGTTAAAAAGCTATAAACGTTTACCACTGACGATTTACCAAATTCAGACGAAATTCCGTGACGAATTACGTCCACGTTTTGGATTACTTCGTGGTAGAGAATTTATGATGAAAGACGCGTACTCATTCCATGTTGATCAAGAATCATTAACAAAAACATATAATGATATGTACGGGGCATATGAAAAAATCTTTTCACGTATCGGATTAGACTACCGTGCAGTTGAAGCAGATAGTGGTGCAATTGGTGGCTCACATACGCATGAATTTATGGCACTATCTGAAATCGGTGAAGATACAATTGTATTTAGTGAAGCGAGTGATTACGCTGCAAACATTGAAAAAGCACAATGTCTACGTCCTGAAACGAAAAGTGACGAAGTGGAAAAAGATATAGAAAAAATTGAAACACCTAACATTAAGTCAGTTGATGAACTTGCAGAGTTACTCGGTGTTAAAGTCGAAGAAACAACAAAAACAATGGTTGTAGAAGTCGACGGAGAGTTAAAAATGATTGTTATTCGTGGAGATCATGAATTAAATACAGTTAAATTAAAAACATTTTTTAATTCAAAAACTGAACCAGAACTTGCGGATGAAACAGATATTTTAGAAGTGTTTAATGCTCACGGAGGATCTTTAGGACCAGTCAATAGTAAAATTCCAGTCTACATTGACTACCAAGTTGAAGTTATGAAAAACTTCCCAGTCGGTGCAAACGAAGACAATTATCATTTAAAAAATGTTAACTTAAAAGATTTTGAAGTCGAAGCATTTGGAGACTTTAGATTTATTACTGAAGGTGAAATGGCACCAGATGGTAGTGGACCAGTTAAATTTAGAGAAGGTATTGAGGTTGGACAAGTATTCGAACTTGGTACTGAGTATAGTGAATCGATGAATTTAACAGTATTAAACGACAAAGGAAAAAGTGTTCCAGTATTAATGGGATGCTACGGTATTGGTATTTCAAGAACTTTATCAGCAATTGTTGAAAAATATCACGACGATAATGGAATTATGTGGCCTAAATCAGTCACACCATTTGATATTCACATCGTTATGATGAACGTGAAAAAAGATGAATTCGTCGAACCAGCTGAAACACTATACAATTCGCTTTCTAAAGATTTTAAAGTACTTCTTGATGATAGAGATGAACGTGCTGGCGTTAAATTTAACGACTCAGACTTAATTGGTATTCCAGTGAGAGTAGTCGTCGGGCGCGGTATTAAAGACGGTGTTGTAGAAGTGAAATTTAGAAATAGTGATGAAAAACACGATGTTAAACTCGAAGACTTAAAGTCATTCATCGAAGAACATTATGCATAA